A stretch of the Filimonas lacunae genome encodes the following:
- a CDS encoding septal ring lytic transglycosylase RlpA family protein, which yields MKKKSIILLLCMVCTIHAWSSPDTTAAARQPEGSQKKDNDKENVVYGVASFYSKSLEGTKTSTGETFRHQKMTAASNNFKLGTWVRVTNLRNDKTVIVRINDRMHKKMAKKGRVVDLSYSAAKKLAFISRGVVKVKVEAVPKGTEE from the coding sequence ATGAAGAAAAAAAGTATTATTCTTTTGCTGTGTATGGTATGTACTATACACGCCTGGTCAAGCCCCGACACTACCGCTGCTGCCCGTCAACCAGAAGGCAGTCAGAAGAAAGACAACGATAAAGAAAATGTGGTATATGGTGTCGCCAGCTTTTATAGTAAAAGCCTGGAAGGCACTAAAACGTCAACCGGTGAAACCTTCCGTCACCAGAAAATGACAGCCGCCAGCAATAATTTTAAACTGGGTACCTGGGTAAGGGTCACCAATCTCCGCAATGATAAAACAGTAATTGTGCGTATCAATGATCGCATGCATAAAAAGATGGCAAAGAAGGGGCGGGTGGTTGATCTGTCGTACAGTGCCGCCAAAAAACTGGCATTTATTAGCAGGGGAGTGGTAAAGGTGAAAGTAGAGGCAGTGCCTAAAGGAACAGAAGAATAG
- a CDS encoding bactofilin family protein, which yields MFAPKNKAEEPVISSGKTSMIGSGMTIQGEINSQSDIRIDGKMIGNVHCTAKVVIGVDGEVEGNVFALQVDITGRVTGNLQVKEQVTLRNNAVINGDIHTGKLSMEPTVNFNGKCSMPGATSSQVVELLTDKNATVQQTERKIAAVAE from the coding sequence ATGTTTGCCCCTAAAAACAAAGCTGAAGAGCCAGTGATTTCTTCAGGAAAAACCAGTATGATTGGGTCTGGAATGACCATTCAAGGCGAGATTAACAGCCAGAGCGACATTCGTATCGACGGTAAAATGATCGGTAATGTGCATTGCACAGCCAAAGTGGTCATTGGAGTTGATGGTGAAGTTGAAGGAAACGTATTTGCATTGCAGGTAGACATTACAGGCAGGGTAACCGGTAATTTACAGGTGAAAGAGCAGGTGACATTACGCAATAATGCTGTTATCAATGGCGATATTCATACCGGCAAATTATCTATGGAGCCTACTGTAAACTTTAACGGTAAATGCTCTATGCCAGGCGCCACTTCTTCTCAGGTAGTGGAATTATTAACTGACAAAAATGCAACAGTCCAGCAAACGGAAAGAAAAATTGCCGCCGTCGCAGAATAA
- a CDS encoding sensor histidine kinase gives MRTRNEENEMKPDAEDKARQALHAAGMGIWRAFPLSNTLEWDDICMQLFHWPQPEVSLTQFIECIHPDDRGLVYASLDKRAGIQPEEPVLMEYRFTSPHDAATIWIRARGKCSFNADGVPELFIGTAADVSAIKEKEAAEHREMRRFQSVFNSVAAGIFFSTPDGIFIKANQTYCSITGYTEKELTTLSFAALTHPDDLPHCSELVARLLKGEIPSFKVEKRYIRKDGQVVFVRSSSSLILDKNGQPENVVTVAYDITEEKRKDAELTTMSERFRLAFENAAVGVVILDPKANIQMVNRSFCKMLGYTPEELYNVNLQEISHPEETASNKQFVQLMIKGDIPSFVVDKRYYTKDGRVVWGRISSSLVRKADGTPDVFISIIEDITDKVAARTEELKKSNLELQKANLRLQQSNQELEQYAYVASHDLQEPLRKIRVFSEMLNDMDCFPDKAGILLQRIIKSSDRMSLLIKDLLEYSRLLQTENEFVATDLNVVLQNVMSDFELSIAEKGAHVKLSELPLIAANSLQMNQLFYNLFSNALKFTRADKAPYITVSSRMVDSNELEKYDLPNERQLYYEIRFTDNGIGFDPKYSAQIFEIFRRLHGVGEYQGAGIGLSLCRKIVQNHKGIIYPESEEGKGTTFYIILPVKQG, from the coding sequence ATGCGTACCCGAAATGAAGAAAATGAAATGAAGCCGGATGCGGAGGATAAAGCCAGGCAGGCCCTTCATGCCGCTGGTATGGGCATATGGCGGGCATTTCCACTCAGCAACACGCTGGAATGGGATGATATATGTATGCAGCTTTTTCACTGGCCCCAGCCAGAAGTATCTCTGACACAATTTATTGAATGTATTCACCCTGATGATCGTGGACTTGTTTATGCTTCGCTTGATAAAAGAGCAGGGATACAGCCGGAAGAACCGGTGTTAATGGAGTATCGTTTTACCAGTCCGCACGACGCCGCTACAATATGGATAAGGGCCAGGGGTAAATGTTCTTTTAATGCTGATGGCGTTCCCGAACTTTTTATAGGTACTGCTGCCGACGTTTCGGCCATTAAAGAAAAAGAAGCGGCAGAACATCGGGAGATGCGGCGGTTTCAATCGGTGTTTAACAGTGTAGCGGCAGGTATTTTCTTTTCTACGCCCGATGGTATTTTCATAAAAGCCAATCAAACCTATTGCAGCATTACGGGCTACACCGAAAAAGAATTGACTACATTAAGTTTTGCAGCACTGACGCATCCGGATGATTTACCACATTGTAGCGAGCTGGTAGCGCGTTTGCTAAAAGGAGAAATACCTTCTTTTAAAGTAGAAAAGCGCTATATCCGAAAAGATGGCCAGGTGGTGTTTGTCAGAAGCAGCAGCTCGCTGATACTGGATAAGAACGGGCAACCCGAAAACGTGGTTACCGTAGCTTATGATATTACAGAAGAAAAAAGGAAAGATGCGGAGTTGACCACCATGAGTGAAAGATTCAGGCTTGCTTTTGAAAATGCGGCGGTAGGTGTGGTGATTTTAGATCCGAAGGCCAATATTCAAATGGTGAACCGCTCTTTTTGTAAAATGCTGGGCTATACGCCGGAAGAGTTATATAATGTAAACCTGCAGGAGATTAGCCACCCCGAAGAAACGGCTTCGAATAAGCAGTTTGTGCAGTTAATGATAAAAGGAGATATTCCTTCGTTTGTAGTAGATAAAAGGTATTATACTAAAGACGGAAGAGTGGTATGGGGGAGGATCAGTTCGTCGCTGGTGCGTAAAGCGGATGGTACACCGGATGTTTTTATCAGCATCATAGAAGATATTACCGATAAGGTGGCTGCCCGTACAGAAGAACTGAAAAAAAGCAACCTGGAACTGCAAAAAGCCAACCTTCGTTTACAGCAATCGAATCAGGAGCTGGAACAATATGCTTATGTGGCTTCACACGATTTGCAGGAACCGTTGCGGAAGATCCGCGTTTTTTCGGAAATGCTGAACGATATGGACTGCTTTCCGGATAAAGCGGGTATTTTATTACAACGTATTATTAAGTCAAGCGACCGGATGTCGCTTTTAATTAAAGACCTGCTGGAATATTCCCGTTTACTGCAAACAGAAAACGAATTTGTAGCTACCGATCTTAATGTGGTATTGCAAAACGTGATGTCTGATTTTGAGTTGTCCATAGCTGAAAAAGGAGCTCATGTTAAATTGTCTGAGTTGCCGTTGATAGCGGCGAATTCGTTGCAAATGAATCAGTTGTTTTACAATTTATTCAGCAATGCCCTTAAGTTCACCCGTGCCGATAAAGCGCCTTACATTACTGTTTCGTCCCGCATGGTGGATAGTAACGAACTGGAAAAATACGATCTGCCCAACGAGCGGCAGCTATATTATGAGATCCGTTTTACCGATAACGGAATAGGCTTCGATCCTAAATACAGCGCCCAGATATTTGAAATTTTCCGTCGCCTGCATGGGGTGGGAGAGTACCAGGGAGCGGGTATAGGACTGAGTTTGTGCAGGAAAATTGTACAAAACCATAAGGGAATCATTTATCCTGAGTCGGAGGAGGGCAAAGGCACTACCTTCTATATTATTTTGCCTGTTAAGCAGGGGTAA
- a CDS encoding purine-nucleoside phosphorylase, translated as MATQLMQQLRESVNFIQSRYKEVPQVAIVLGSGLGNFTQEIKVEHEIAYNEIPHFPVSTVEGHSGKLLFGELGGKKVLVMAGRFHFYEGYTAQQVTFPVRVMKLLGVQTLLLSNAAGSVNKTFKVGDLMLINDHISFFTVNPLLGKNEDELGTRFPDMTEPYSKDLLAKARAIGQRLNIDLKEGVYTAVTGPTFETKAEYRLILAVGGDAVGMSTVQENIVAIHAGMQVFAVSVITDLGIREDENVITHEEVLAAAKEAEPKLTALFRELVAAI; from the coding sequence ATGGCAACACAATTAATGCAGCAACTACGTGAATCCGTAAATTTTATTCAAAGTCGTTATAAAGAGGTTCCCCAGGTAGCAATTGTGCTGGGCAGTGGTTTAGGCAATTTTACCCAGGAAATTAAAGTAGAGCATGAAATTGCCTATAACGAAATTCCTCATTTCCCGGTAAGTACTGTAGAAGGCCATAGCGGAAAGTTATTATTTGGTGAATTAGGTGGCAAGAAAGTGCTGGTAATGGCCGGCCGTTTCCACTTTTATGAAGGATATACTGCACAGCAGGTTACTTTTCCCGTACGTGTAATGAAATTGTTAGGTGTACAAACCTTGTTATTGTCTAACGCGGCAGGTTCGGTGAATAAAACTTTTAAAGTGGGCGATCTGATGTTAATTAACGATCACATCAGCTTTTTCACCGTTAACCCACTGTTAGGTAAAAATGAAGACGAGCTGGGTACCCGTTTCCCTGACATGACCGAACCTTATAGTAAAGACCTGTTGGCTAAAGCGCGTGCTATAGGCCAGCGTTTGAATATTGATTTAAAAGAAGGTGTATATACGGCAGTTACCGGCCCTACTTTTGAAACCAAAGCCGAATACCGTTTAATATTAGCAGTGGGCGGTGATGCCGTGGGCATGAGCACCGTACAGGAAAATATAGTGGCCATACATGCAGGCATGCAGGTATTTGCCGTAAGTGTTATTACCGATTTAGGCATTCGTGAAGATGAAAATGTAATTACACACGAAGAAGTGCTGGCCGCTGCTAAAGAAGCAGAACCAAAACTTACAGCCCTGTTTAGAGAACTGGTGGCTGCTATTTAG
- the porW gene encoding type IX secretion system periplasmic lipoprotein PorW/SprE, which produces MAVSVHAQPGSTIYLNKPEKYENRKLGSEKTEERKFNTSRHIYQNMVTHYNYYFNATNKLNALLARARSNFREDYTQLLPFYDFTLDATSQEKNEIDTIIYKCTAAVLLHDLRNDWIDDAYLLLGKTYYYRKDFDSAQQVFRYINYAFAPKDDGYDIPIGSNASNTDSLFTISTNEHRNIYKKLTTHHPARNEALLWLAHTYTDYNRVNEAASLLEILKSDPQFPARLHNQLDEEIAYWCYTQQAYDSAIVHLIATLKHTHNKQDRSRKEYLIAQLYQLTQNNEQATYYFMQSAAHTLNPVQEAYATLSGIRVMSKTDKAFLVQKQRQLLQLAKKDKYILYRDVIYYAAAQVTLELHDTTQAQKLLLKSVQGAGSSNAMQRSSSFMLLGDINYDSKDYVRAHNYYDSVEENQLAKTADKERLQQRKPYLNAIAANVATIHNQDSLQLLAAMPAADRLAFIKKEIKRLKKAQGAKEDNSSENSNPAMLMNMPAQDLFAATTSNSSDWYFNNPSLKASGVAQFNTTWGKRPNSDNWRRNAAIDQIAKNLAQAGLDEDSVAQQKTVTTDTLSAEAMLNKLPITPEKKATSDEAIAKALMDNGKTFQNQLQDYPSAIAAYTELLRRYPASPLKEEVLLNLYYCYRRSNNRYGEDSTQAALRQSFPNGKFAQMLDRRISPEQEQSNTVTKKYEHIYDLFIEGSFDEAKKEKNTADSTYGTTKWAPQLLYIEAVYYIKQREDSIAIQRLTTLQKDSASPLAEKATTMIDVLRRRKEIEEYLTKLQVTREEDDLPILADESQLGIARTRKDIERDSLAKVMAAIRPISIKVDTVAIVTLKEYTYNEQDSQYVMVLLKKVDPVYVNEAKNAFVRYNNTYFYKDKIAMTNRKLNDSTSIILLGPFAKAFLALEYVDKARPNARSRILPWLTPEKYEFIIISPSNLGLLEEKQNLPVYQELLKLALPNKF; this is translated from the coding sequence TTGGCCGTTAGTGTCCATGCCCAGCCAGGCTCTACTATTTATTTAAATAAGCCGGAAAAATACGAAAACAGAAAACTTGGTTCCGAGAAAACAGAAGAACGAAAGTTTAACACCTCACGCCATATTTATCAGAATATGGTTACGCATTATAATTACTATTTCAATGCTACCAATAAATTAAATGCGCTTTTAGCAAGAGCCAGAAGTAATTTCAGGGAAGACTATACACAGTTGCTTCCCTTTTACGATTTTACACTGGATGCCACCTCGCAGGAGAAAAACGAAATTGATACTATTATATATAAATGCACAGCCGCTGTGCTGCTGCACGACCTGCGCAACGACTGGATAGATGATGCCTATCTTTTATTAGGCAAAACTTATTATTACCGGAAAGATTTTGATAGCGCACAACAAGTATTCAGATACATTAACTATGCCTTTGCTCCTAAAGATGATGGATACGATATACCCATAGGAAGCAATGCCAGCAATACAGACAGCCTGTTCACCATCTCTACCAACGAACACCGCAACATTTATAAAAAGCTTACTACACACCACCCCGCCCGAAACGAAGCCTTACTATGGCTGGCTCATACCTATACCGATTACAACCGTGTAAATGAAGCAGCCAGCTTACTGGAAATATTAAAGAGCGATCCACAATTTCCTGCACGCCTGCATAACCAGCTGGATGAAGAAATAGCTTATTGGTGTTATACACAACAGGCATATGACAGTGCCATTGTTCACTTGATCGCCACCTTAAAACATACCCACAATAAACAAGACAGATCCAGGAAAGAATACCTGATAGCCCAGCTATACCAGCTTACACAAAATAACGAACAAGCAACTTATTACTTTATGCAAAGCGCTGCACACACATTAAACCCTGTGCAGGAAGCCTATGCCACCCTTAGTGGTATCAGAGTAATGAGCAAAACGGACAAAGCATTCCTGGTGCAAAAACAACGTCAGTTACTACAACTGGCTAAAAAAGATAAGTATATCCTGTACAGGGATGTTATTTACTATGCTGCCGCACAGGTAACCCTGGAACTGCACGACACCACACAGGCGCAGAAGCTATTGTTGAAAAGTGTGCAGGGTGCTGGTAGCAGCAACGCCATGCAACGCAGCAGCTCTTTTATGTTGTTAGGCGACATCAATTACGATAGTAAGGATTATGTAAGGGCACATAACTATTATGATAGTGTAGAAGAAAATCAATTAGCTAAAACCGCCGATAAAGAACGTTTGCAACAACGCAAGCCTTATTTAAATGCCATTGCCGCCAACGTTGCCACTATACATAACCAGGATAGTTTACAACTACTGGCCGCTATGCCAGCTGCCGACCGGCTGGCTTTTATCAAAAAAGAGATTAAGCGTTTAAAGAAAGCGCAGGGTGCTAAAGAGGATAATAGTTCGGAAAACAGCAACCCGGCTATGCTGATGAACATGCCTGCACAGGATTTGTTTGCAGCAACCACCAGCAACAGTAGCGATTGGTATTTCAACAATCCTTCGTTAAAAGCAAGCGGTGTTGCCCAGTTTAATACCACCTGGGGCAAACGCCCCAATTCTGATAACTGGCGCCGGAATGCCGCCATTGACCAGATAGCCAAAAACCTGGCCCAGGCTGGCTTGGATGAAGACAGCGTAGCACAACAAAAAACTGTTACTACCGATACGCTTTCGGCAGAAGCTATGCTCAACAAACTGCCTATCACCCCGGAGAAAAAAGCCACTTCTGATGAAGCCATAGCCAAAGCCCTGATGGACAATGGTAAAACCTTCCAGAACCAGCTACAGGATTATCCATCGGCCATAGCTGCTTACACAGAGCTATTACGCAGGTATCCTGCTTCTCCCTTGAAAGAGGAAGTACTGCTGAACTTATATTACTGCTATAGAAGAAGCAATAACCGGTATGGCGAAGATTCTACCCAGGCTGCTTTACGTCAATCTTTCCCGAACGGTAAGTTTGCCCAAATGCTGGACCGTAGAATTAGTCCTGAACAGGAACAAAGCAATACCGTTACTAAAAAATACGAGCATATTTACGACCTGTTCATCGAAGGCAGTTTTGATGAAGCCAAGAAGGAAAAGAACACAGCGGACAGTACCTATGGTACCACCAAATGGGCGCCACAATTGCTGTACATAGAAGCCGTGTATTACATTAAACAGCGTGAAGACAGTATTGCCATACAACGCCTTACCACACTGCAAAAAGATTCCGCTTCTCCCCTGGCCGAAAAAGCCACCACTATGATAGATGTGTTACGCCGCCGTAAGGAGATTGAAGAATATTTGACCAAACTACAGGTTACCCGTGAAGAGGACGACTTGCCTATACTGGCCGACGAATCGCAGCTGGGCATTGCACGCACCCGCAAAGACATTGAGCGTGACTCGCTGGCTAAAGTAATGGCAGCTATCCGTCCTATTTCTATCAAAGTAGACACGGTAGCTATCGTAACCCTGAAAGAATACACGTATAACGAGCAGGATTCGCAATATGTAATGGTGCTACTAAAAAAAGTGGACCCGGTTTATGTAAATGAAGCAAAAAATGCATTTGTAAGATATAACAACACTTATTTCTACAAAGACAAGATAGCAATGACCAACCGTAAGCTCAATGATAGCACTTCTATCATATTATTAGGCCCGTTTGCCAAAGCATTTCTGGCCCTGGAATATGTAGATAAAGCGCGTCCCAATGCCAGAAGCAGGATATTGCCCTGGTTAACACCCGAAAAGTATGAGTTTATTATCATTAGCCCGTCAAACCTGGGCTTGCTGGAAGAAAAACAAAACTTACCAGTGTACCAGGAATTGTTAAAACTGGCGCTGCCGAATAAGTTTTAA
- a CDS encoding transglycosylase domain-containing protein, whose protein sequence is MKKSIKILWSLFLIGLAAVILLFVLADVGALGTMPSISELENPTASLASQVYAEDGTLMGKYYLEDRVNVGFKDISKHVINALVATEDERFYEHNGVDPRSLGRALSSFGSSGGASTITMQTAKNLFTQNWSTSNIVLRMLQKIKESIIAIKLERNFTKDEIITLYLNTVTFGDNVFGIRNAAKTFYQKEPDRLSVEEAAMLVGMLKGGVYNMRRFPKQALERRNVVISQMVRNGVLSSAEADGLKKKPNPINYKKMDETSGIAPYFRMVLGEDMKAWCKEHKKSNGDNYNLYKDGLKIYTTINPIMQQYAEEALAKHYSTMQKVLSSQSDIKSGSVWKGHENILEAAMKQSDRWKNAARDPNPPSDAEIRKTFFEKIPMRVFAWNNNRYIDTIMTPYDSIKYHRQILQAGFMAMDPLRGEIKAWVGGVDFKTFKYDHVNINTKRQVGSTMKPLLYSLAIEDNGFTPNTMVEDVQQSFGSYGQVPATTASCSGQTMPMFKALALSKNCATAYIMKQLGPQGNDGAKRFVNFLKECNIQTKIEPFPSIALGSAEISLYEMMQAYSMFPGRGFNVKPMYITRIEDKNGNVLETFIPQRKEVISEVTSYSVISMMQQVMKYGTGRRMWSYDVTGDIAGKTGTTNDNSDAWFMGYTPQLLGGVWTGCDDRFIRFSSTAMGQGSSVALPIWAYFYEKASKDKSLSIDTKSTFAKPDVMTNELIFDNWNGSTDSINEGEDGGGVNGNSGDYGGDEQVPPANTGEENRYESAPSPNNGGTAPSGAPLPAKPPVNKPSGNPPATLPQSQQPKAVYKKPGTTR, encoded by the coding sequence ATGAAGAAGTCGATAAAAATATTATGGAGTTTGTTTTTAATAGGCCTGGCAGCGGTGATATTATTATTTGTATTAGCTGACGTAGGTGCTTTGGGAACAATGCCTTCCATTTCTGAACTGGAAAACCCAACAGCTTCGCTGGCCAGCCAGGTATATGCCGAAGATGGCACCCTTATGGGCAAATACTACCTGGAAGACCGGGTGAATGTTGGCTTTAAAGACATTAGCAAGCATGTGATCAATGCCCTGGTAGCTACAGAAGATGAACGCTTTTATGAGCATAATGGTGTAGATCCGCGCTCGTTAGGCAGGGCTTTATCTTCTTTTGGTTCAAGCGGTGGCGCCAGTACCATTACCATGCAAACTGCTAAAAACCTGTTTACGCAAAACTGGAGCACCAGCAACATAGTGCTTCGTATGCTGCAGAAAATCAAAGAAAGCATTATTGCTATTAAGCTGGAACGCAACTTTACCAAAGACGAAATCATCACCCTGTATCTGAACACCGTAACTTTTGGTGATAACGTATTTGGTATCCGCAACGCAGCCAAAACCTTCTATCAGAAAGAGCCTGACCGTTTAAGCGTAGAAGAAGCCGCTATGCTGGTAGGTATGCTGAAAGGTGGTGTATACAATATGCGCCGTTTTCCTAAACAGGCACTGGAAAGAAGAAACGTGGTAATAAGCCAGATGGTGCGTAACGGTGTTTTATCATCAGCCGAAGCAGATGGATTAAAGAAAAAACCCAACCCCATCAATTATAAAAAGATGGATGAAACCTCTGGTATTGCGCCTTACTTCCGCATGGTGCTGGGTGAGGATATGAAAGCCTGGTGTAAAGAGCATAAAAAGAGCAACGGCGATAACTACAACCTGTATAAAGATGGGTTAAAGATATATACCACCATCAACCCTATCATGCAGCAATATGCCGAAGAAGCATTAGCCAAGCATTATAGTACTATGCAAAAGGTATTGTCTTCTCAAAGTGATATCAAAAGCGGATCGGTATGGAAAGGACATGAAAACATACTGGAAGCGGCCATGAAACAATCTGACCGTTGGAAAAATGCCGCTAGAGATCCCAATCCCCCTTCTGATGCGGAGATACGCAAAACTTTCTTTGAAAAAATACCGATGCGTGTATTTGCCTGGAATAACAACAGGTATATAGACACTATCATGACTCCTTACGACTCTATCAAATATCACCGCCAGATATTACAGGCCGGTTTTATGGCCATGGACCCGTTAAGAGGGGAAATAAAAGCATGGGTGGGTGGTGTTGATTTTAAAACATTCAAATACGACCACGTTAACATTAATACCAAAAGGCAGGTAGGTAGTACTATGAAGCCTTTATTGTATAGCCTTGCTATTGAAGACAACGGCTTTACGCCTAATACTATGGTAGAAGACGTTCAGCAAAGCTTTGGCAGTTACGGACAGGTGCCTGCTACCACAGCCAGCTGTAGCGGCCAAACCATGCCTATGTTTAAAGCGCTGGCACTTTCTAAAAACTGCGCCACCGCTTATATCATGAAACAATTAGGCCCGCAGGGAAATGATGGTGCTAAAAGGTTTGTGAATTTCTTAAAAGAGTGTAACATCCAAACCAAAATAGAACCATTCCCTTCTATTGCACTGGGTAGCGCAGAAATTTCATTGTATGAAATGATGCAGGCATATAGCATGTTCCCGGGCAGAGGTTTTAACGTAAAGCCCATGTACATTACCCGTATTGAAGACAAAAACGGTAATGTGCTGGAAACATTTATACCGCAACGTAAGGAAGTGATCAGCGAGGTAACCTCTTACTCTGTTATCAGCATGATGCAGCAGGTAATGAAATATGGTACCGGCCGCCGTATGTGGAGTTACGATGTAACCGGTGATATTGCCGGTAAAACCGGAACTACCAACGATAACAGTGATGCCTGGTTTATGGGTTATACCCCGCAACTGCTGGGTGGTGTATGGACAGGTTGTGACGACCGTTTCATCCGTTTCTCCAGCACCGCTATGGGGCAAGGTTCTTCTGTGGCCTTACCTATATGGGCTTATTTCTATGAGAAAGCATCAAAAGACAAATCGCTGAGTATAGATACCAAATCAACCTTTGCGAAGCCTGATGTAATGACCAACGAGCTGATTTTTGATAACTGGAACGGTTCTACCGACTCCATTAACGAAGGCGAAGATGGTGGTGGTGTAAATGGCAACTCTGGTGATTATGGCGGAGACGAGCAGGTGCCACCGGCGAACACAGGAGAAGAGAACAGATACGAAAGCGCTCCTTCACCCAACAATGGCGGAACAGCTCCCAGTGGGGCACCGCTTCCGGCCAAACCTCCGGTAAATAAGCCTTCCGGTAACCCTCCGGCAACTTTACCACAAAGCCAACAACCAAAAGCAGTATATAAAAAACCAGGTACTACCCGGTAA
- a CDS encoding SprT-like domain-containing protein, with amino-acid sequence MAAAEHPMQALAAYLPEGSFDKVVQYIHNYKVHLTVTRARKTVLGDYRHATHGKNHRISINGNLNKYEFLITLLHELAHLLTFEEFGNRVDAHGKEWKGVYSNLLVTFVQHKLFPPDIETALRSSILNPAATASGETELLLVLRKYNARQREGYHLLESLPEGALFQTDNGRVFKKGEKRRKRYICLEVKTGHLYTFSPISEVKVLEG; translated from the coding sequence ATGGCAGCCGCTGAACACCCTATGCAGGCCCTGGCAGCCTACCTGCCGGAAGGAAGTTTTGATAAAGTAGTACAGTACATTCACAATTATAAAGTGCATCTTACTGTTACCCGGGCACGTAAAACCGTGTTGGGCGACTACCGCCATGCCACGCATGGCAAAAATCACCGTATCAGCATCAACGGTAATTTAAACAAGTACGAGTTTCTCATTACGCTTTTGCACGAGCTGGCACACCTGCTTACGTTTGAAGAGTTTGGCAACAGGGTAGATGCCCATGGCAAAGAGTGGAAAGGTGTTTACAGCAATCTGCTGGTAACATTTGTGCAGCATAAACTGTTTCCGCCGGATATAGAAACTGCCTTGCGCAGCTCCATCCTCAATCCTGCCGCCACAGCCAGTGGCGAAACGGAGTTGCTGCTGGTGTTACGTAAGTATAATGCCCGCCAGCGGGAAGGATATCATTTGCTGGAATCCCTGCCGGAAGGCGCGCTTTTTCAAACAGACAACGGGCGGGTATTTAAAAAGGGAGAAAAGCGCAGGAAAAGATATATCTGCCTGGAAGTGAAAACAGGGCATTTATATACATTTAGCCCTATTAGTGAGGTGAAGGTGTTGGAGGGCTAG
- the sucC gene encoding ADP-forming succinate--CoA ligase subunit beta — protein sequence MNLHEYQAKELLKKYNVPVQEGIAVDTVMAAEEAYRQIKTQTNNNFAVVKAQIHAGGRGKGKIEGSEQRGVAVGKSLEDVSTIAKNILGGTLVTIQTGPAGKKVSKVLVAQDVYYPGPNPVKEFYLSILLDRAKGQNVIMYSTEGGMDIEEVAHNTPDKIFKEWVHPSGGLQGFQARKIAFNLGLSGEALKSCVKFVTNLYNAYVGLDCGMLEINPLFKTSDEKIIAVDCKMSLDENALMRHSDLAALRDISEEDPTEVEAGQFNLNYVKLDGNVGCMVNGAGLAMATMDMIKLSGGEPANFLDVGGTANAQTVEAGFRIIMKDPNVKAILINIFGGIVRCDRVAAGVIEAYNKLGDINIPIIVRLQGTNAAEAKKLIDESGLKVQSAILLSEAADLVKQAVA from the coding sequence ATGAACTTGCATGAATACCAGGCAAAGGAATTATTAAAGAAATACAATGTTCCCGTACAGGAAGGCATTGCAGTAGATACCGTTATGGCCGCTGAAGAAGCGTATCGTCAAATTAAAACACAGACAAACAACAACTTTGCTGTGGTTAAAGCGCAGATACACGCCGGTGGTCGCGGTAAGGGCAAAATAGAAGGTAGCGAACAGCGCGGTGTTGCTGTTGGTAAAAGTCTGGAAGATGTATCCACCATTGCTAAAAACATTTTAGGTGGTACACTGGTAACTATTCAAACAGGACCAGCCGGTAAAAAAGTAAGCAAGGTATTAGTTGCTCAGGATGTATACTATCCAGGCCCTAACCCTGTAAAAGAATTTTACCTGTCAATTCTTTTAGACCGTGCTAAAGGCCAGAACGTAATCATGTACAGCACCGAAGGTGGTATGGACATTGAAGAAGTGGCACATAACACACCTGATAAAATTTTCAAAGAGTGGGTACACCCATCCGGCGGCTTACAAGGTTTTCAGGCACGTAAAATTGCTTTTAACCTGGGCTTAAGCGGCGAAGCTTTGAAAAGCTGCGTAAAGTTTGTTACTAACTTATATAATGCTTACGTTGGTTTAGACTGTGGTATGTTAGAAATTAACCCACTGTTCAAAACCAGTGATGAGAAGATCATTGCAGTAGATTGTAAAATGAGCCTGGACGAGAACGCATTAATGCGTCATTCTGACCTGGCTGCTTTACGTGATATTTCAGAAGAAGATCCTACTGAAGTAGAAGCTGGTCAGTTTAACCTGAACTACGTAAAACTGGATGGTAACGTAGGTTGTATGGTAAACGGCGCCGGTTTGGCAATGGCTACTATGGATATGATTAAATTAAGCGGTGGCGAGCCTGCTAACTTCCTGGACGTAGGTGGTACCGCTAATGCACAAACCGTAGAAGCTGGTTTCCGCATTATCATGAAAGATCCTAACGTTAAAGCAATTCTGATTAACATCTTCGGCGGTATCGTTCGTTGCGACCGTGTTGCTGCCGGTGTTATTGAAGCTTACAACAAACTGGGTGACATCAACATTCCTATCATCGTTCGCTTACAAGGCACTAACGCTGCAGAAGCTAAGAAACTGATTGATGAGAGTGGCTTAAAAGTACAGTCTGCTATCCTGTTAAGCGAAGCGGCTGACTTAGTAAAGCAAGCTGTTGCTTAG